In the genome of Chloroflexota bacterium, the window CCGCCCCGTCGGGATGACCATCTCGTTGGCCGTCGTGAGCGGCGTCTTGCCATCCGCGAGCATGTGCTCGGGATACTTGAACTCCCACCACCACTGCCTGCCCGTGATCTCGATGACGAGCGGCGGATTACCATCCGGCGAGCGCGGCGGCGCGCTCTCAAGCGCAAAGATGGTCCGGATCGTCGGCACGGCCATGATCACGAGGATGACAGCCGGTGCGATGGTCCAGCCGATCTCCAGAGTCGTGTTTCCGTGCGTCTGCTCCGGCATCTCGTGGCCGGGCCGGGCCCGGAAGCGCCAGAGGACGTAGACCAGGCCCGCCTGTACGCCGACAAAGACGAAGACGGCCAGCCAGAACACGAGCACGTACAGGTCTTGAATCATGCGCGCGGCTTCGGTCTTGGGCATGACCGTGGTGTACGGCTGCTGCATGCAGCCGGACAGCAACGCCATAAGCATTGCGCCAAGGCCAAGAAGGGTCAGCTTACGTCCGACGCCGGATGCCCGAGGGAACGGCATCCCATCCCTCCGTGTGGGTGATGATAGGGGTGTCACCTGCTGAGGGAGACAGGCAGCATAGTAGCGCAGGGGTGGACAGGAAAACAGACCCTCAGCAGCACAATCGAGAATGGGGAGAGTGGAGATCGAGAGACCGCCGGCCTGGCGGAGGGGTATAGCGGAGGAAGCTCAGGGGTTGTGGTGGGCGGCGCAGCCCCGGGCCGCGTTGCGGATGCGGGGCTGAGACTTAGTGCGCGCTGGTGCTCGCCTTCGGCTGTGGCGCAATCATAGAGGCAGCGATGCCACCGACCAGGAACACGACGGCCAGCCCGAGCGCCACCTGGACGGGCAGAAGCGCGGCGATCTCCCGCCAATACTTGTTCAGCTCGTCCGAGGGGTGCTCACCAACATAATAGAAGTGGTGCGCCCACTCGTGCACGGCGAGCAGCGTCTCACCAACGGACACCACAATGGCCACGATGATCGCCGCCAGGATCAGCGGCGCAACGATGGCGAAGACAATATTCCTTCTGGGCATACGCGGCTACCTCGGGGCGGTGTCTGGGGACTGCTCTGGTGGGGTCACATTGTGCCACGGACCGATGTCGGATTCCAGTCCCTGTCTGGCTCGACGGCCCACTCGGAGGCGATCAACTGCTGACGGCGACGACGGGCCCGCCGGAGCCGAAGCCAGAAGAGGGCCGGCACGATCGCGAACGGCAGCGGCAGCAGCAACCAGTACCACTGCATCGCGAAGAGGAAGATGGCCGCATGGGCACTCGGGGCCATCACGAAGATGATGATCGACGTCACCACCTTGAACGCGATGCCCATGCCAGCAAACGTCCAGAAGGCCGCCTTGCCGTCCCCTTCCACGCCGGACAGTGTATCGCGTTTCGTCACGTCTGGCGATACCCAATCCTGACCACGCACGCGCGCCCGGCTGTATCCTCTACCTATGGCTATGCAACCAGCATCCGAACCTTCGTACGCAGAGGCGCTTCACCGCCACGTCGCGAACGAGATCTTTCAGAAGTTTGCCCTCGCCAGTTTTGCGATCTGGACTGGCAGCTGCCTGCTGCTCTTTATCCTGTTCGCGGCCGGCAACGCGCGCCCGGTCTTCCCGGCCATGCTTTCGATGACCACGCCGCTGATCCCGGCGGCGCTGATCTGGGTGGCCTACCGCCCACTCGTCAACCGGCAGGTGGCGAAGCGGCTCCGCGCGCGCGAAGCGTCGAGGCCCGAAGCGACCGCGCCCGAAGCCACCGCCCCCGGGGCGACCACGCCCTCATGAGTGAGTTGCAGCAGCCTGACGTTCAGAACACCATCGACACGGCGGCGATCTTCGCGAAGGCCGGCGACGGCGGCAACGGCGCGAGCAGCTTCCGCCGTGAGAAGTTCGTGCCGCGCGGCGGCCCGGACGGCGGCGATGGCGGGCGCGGCGGCAGCGTCTACCTTGTGGCGAACCCGAGCGTGAGCACGCTGCTGGAGTTCTCGAACCGCCGCCACTTCAAGGCGGGGCGCGGCGGCAACGGCGCGGGGGCCAAGAAGCACGGCAAGGCCGGCGAGAACGTCCGCATCCTCGTGCCGCTGGGCACCGTCGTCTCACAGGACGGCGAGCTGCTGGCCGACCTGAGCCAGCCGGGCGACGAGGTGATGGTCGCGCGGGGTGGGCGCGGCGGCCTTGGCAACGTCCACTTCGTGACGCCGACGAACCAGGCGCCGACGGTCGCGCAGAAGGGCGAGCCGGGCACCGAGGCGTGGGTCACGCTGGAGCTGAAGAGCATCGCCGATGTCGGGCTGGTCGGCTACCCGAACGTCGGGAAGTCGAGCCTGCTGGCGGCGCTGACAGCGGCCCGCCCGAAGATCGGCGACTATCCGTTTACCACCCTTGAGCCGAACCTGGGCGTGGCCGAGCGCGATCATTTCACGTTCGTCCTGGCGGACATCCCCGGGCTGATCGAGGGGGCGCACAAGGGCGTCGGGCTGGGGCACCAGTTCCTGCGGCATGTCGAGCGGGCACGCGTGCTGCTGCACGTGATCGACGCAAGCGTGTCCGACCCCGTGGCGACCTACGAGGCGGTCCGCGAGGAGCTGGAGCTGTACAACCCGGCCCTGGCCGCCAAGCCGGAAGTGGTGGCGCTGAACAAGATCGACCGCGACGACGTGCGGACCCGCGTGCCGGAGCTGCTCGCGCAGTTCAGGGAGCAACTGCCCGACACGAGGGTGGTGGCCGTCTCAGCCGTGACGACCCGTGGCGTCGATGAGCTGGTTGGCGTCCTGGTGGAGACGCTGGCCGCGCTGCCAAAGGAGCCGCCGCGCCCGGTCGAGACGATGAAGGTCTACCGGCTCTCGCCAGCCGACGAGGGCTGGGTGCTGGAGACCGAGGACGACGGCGCCTACCGGGTGCGCGGCAAGCGCGTCGAGCGCGTCGTGGCGATGACGGACCTGACGAATCCCGATGCCGTAGAGATGCTCCAGGGGACGCTCAAGCGGATGGGCATCCTCCAGGCGTTGGAGGCCGAAGGCGTCGGTTCCGGGGACACGGTCCGCTTCGGGAACGTCGAGCTGGAGTGGGAGTGAGGCAGCATGCCCTCACCCCCGGTGAGGGCCCTCGTTACCCCGGCGTCCACTGGTGACCACCATCGGCGTCTTCGGCGGGACGTTCGATCCGCCGCATCTCGGCCACCTGGCAGCAGCCCAGGAGGCGCTCGAAGCGTTCGGCCTGGACCGCGTGCTGTTCATGCCGAGCGAGCGCAACCCGCTCAAGCTCAACGACCAGATCTCGCCGACCGAGCACCGTGTCGCCATGACCACGCTGGCCATCGAGGGCGATCCGCGCTTCGAGCTGTCGCGCGCCGACCTCGGCGGCGGCGGACCGTCCTACACGGTCGATCTGCTGGAGCGGATGCACCAGGAGCTGCCGGCGGGCGCAGACCTCGTCTTCATCACCGGCATGGACGTGCTCCACGAGCTGCATCGCTGGCGCGAGCCGCTGCGCGTGCTGGAGCTGGCCCGGCTGATCGTGGTGGAGCGGCCTGGGCAGCAGACTGTGTCGCCGGAGTCGGTGGACGAGCGGCTGCCGGGCGCCAGCCGCCGGATCTCCATCGTCGAGACGCCCGGCGTGGCCGTATCCTCAACCGAGCTGCGCCGCCGCGCCGCGGAAGGGCGCTCGCTGCGCTACCTCGTGCCCGACCGGGTCGCCGCGTACATCCGCGCGCACGGGCTGTACGCGAGGAGTCCGGAGTCAGGAGTCAGGAGCCACGAGGGGGCAGACTCGCTCGACGGACAAAGGAACGAGCCAGGAGGCGAGTGGCCTCCTGGCTCCTGATCTCTGGCTGCTGTCGCCGCGTTACTCGGCCTGGAGCGTCACCGAGTTCTCGTCGTCGAACTTGCCGCCGACGACGGCTCGACCGGACATGGTGGTCAGGGTGGTGTCGCCGTTCGCGTCGAACGACCACGTGCCCAGCACGCCGTCGTAGTTCGAGGTCGCGAAGACGGCCGCGCGGATCGCCTCGCGGTCCTTCGTGCCGGCCCGCGCGATCGCGTCGAGCGCAACCTTCGCCGCCTCGTAGCCGTACGCCGCGTACGCCTCAGGCTCGGTGCCGTACTTGGCCTTGTAGTCCGCGTACCAGGCCGCGCCCTTGCCCGTCAGCTTGCTCGGGCCGATACCGCCGAACGTCACGTAGACGCCCTCAGCCGCATCACCAGCGTCGTCGATGAACGCCTGCTCGAAGATGCCGTCAGGCCCCATCATCTTGGCGTTCGGGCCAAGCACCGAGCGAAGATCCTTGAACAGCTTGCCGGCGTTGTTCTGGGTGATGCCGCCGTAGTAGACCATCTCCGCGCCGGTGCCGCGAATCTTCGTGGCCAGCGCGCGGTAGTCGGAGGCCTTCGAGTCGATGCCCTCGGGGCCGCCCAGGACCGTCAGGCCGATCTTCGCAGCGGTGTCCGCGAAGACCTGGGCGATGCCGTGGCCGTACAACTCGGTGTCGTCCAGGACGTACACCTTGGTGACGCCGAGCGCCTTGGCCCAGTTCGCGGCGACCGCGCCCTGGAGGTCGTCGGCCGGCACGACGCGCGAGTAGTTGCGGACGCCGGTCGGGTAGTAGATGTCCGGCTCGTTTGGCTCGCCCTTGCCCGGCTTGGTGAGGCCCGGGTAGGTGTTGGCCGGGCTGATCATGACCAGGCTCGACCGGTTGAGGATCGGAATGGCGACCTTCGCCGCGCCCGAGTTGAAGGTGCCGAGGTAGACCATCACGTCGGCGTCGGCGACGGCCTTGTTCGCGTTCTCCGCTTCCTTGCCCGCATCCCAGGCGCCGCGCGCCGGGGTGGCGTCGTCCATGTCCTCGTACTCGATGGTGAAACCGCCAGCGCTGTAGTTGGACTCGTCAAACGCCATCTTGAAGGCGTTCACGATGGTGTCCGTCTGGCCCTTGCTGCTGCCCGTGCGCGGCAGCGAGGAGACGATCTTGATCGTCCCAGACTGCGCCTGGGCAATCGGGGCGACGACCCCGACCGCAAGGGACAGCGCGACAGCCGCCACGCCAGCCCGAACCAACCTACCCGGTCGTGACCATGTCTTCACCGGTGACTCCTCCTACGATGCCCGGATCCTCCGCGCCAGCGCGACCGCGCCGCGTGTCACAGGGACCGGTGCTCTTCCCACATCAACGGACGACGCGCGGCGATGGCATCGCCGTTTGCCGATGATCGAGCACGGATCCCCATCTGTCAAGCCCATACGCCCGTTTCGCGCCGAGTGTGAAGGGTTCTACACCTCGTCCACGAGCGGGCACGTATCAGTTGGTCGGCAGGCCGGCAAGCAGGTCAGACAGGCGCTCCAGCAGGTGGACGAAGGCAAGGCCCTCACCCCCCCGCCCCCGGAGGTCCGCTACCCTCAGCACCACGTCAGGTCGCGCCGCCTCGATCTCCTCCTGGGTCACCGCCCGGGGCGGCCGGCCCAGGCCGGCCAGCACGTCGTGCCCGCCAGCCAGCCCGATCAGCTCGGCCAGCCACCAGCCGGCAGCGGTGGGCGGCTCGCCGTGTGCCAGGAGCGCCACGCGCGGGGCAGGGCGGGCAGCCAGGGACTGCGCGGTCCGCAGCGTCACGGCGTCGATGCGCGCCCGCAGCGCCTCGATCAGGGCGCGGGCAGCCCGCTGCTGCCCGGTGGCGTCGCCAACGGTCTTGATGTCGCTGAGGATGTCTCCCAACGTGTGCGGCTCCAGCGCGTAGACGGCTGGCCGAGGCCGCAAGCGCCGCACCAGCCGGCGCACCACCGCCCGAGGCATACCACCGCCCGCAGCCGTCTCCGAGGTGAAGATCAGCCGTGGATGGATGGCCGCCAGCGCGTCGGCGAGGGCATCCGGAGCGGCGTCGGCCCCATCCGGCAGCGCCGCAAGCTCAGGGGCAAGGTTGAGCGCGTGCAGGATCTCGCGGGCCTCGGGGAGCAGGCTGACGATGGTCATGCGGGGAGGATCGCACGGCAGGCGCGCGGGCGGCGATGCTCGGGCCGCACGCCGTAGCGACCTCTGGCCGCACGCCGAGACGACCTCAGGCGTGCGCCAGTTCGATGTGCCGGCGGATCGCCTGGGTATTGCCGTGGATGCCGGCCCCACCCACGAAGATGCCGGAGCCGACGACGACGACCCGCGCGCCGCGCCGCACCACCTCCGCGATGTTGTCAGCCTTGATGCCGCCGTCAACTTCCAGCTCAGCGCGTGCGCCGCGCGCATCGAGCATGGTTCGCGCCCGCGCGAGCTTGTCGAGCGTCTCGGGTATGAGCTTCTGGCCCCCAAAGCCGGGGTTGACGGTCATGATGAGCAGCAGATCGAGCCGATCGACGATCTCCTCGACGGCCGAGAGCGGCGTGGCCGGATTGAGCGCCACGCCGGCCCGCAGACCGGCGTCCTGAATCGCTGCCACGGTCGCGTGGAGATGGCGGACGGCCTCGGCGTGGACCGTCATGATGCTGGCCCCGGCCGCCTTGAACTCCGCCAGGAAGCGGCGCGGCTCCTCGATCATCAGGTGCAGGTCGAGCGGCAGCGACGTCGCCTGCCGGATCGCCTGGACGATGGCCGGCCCGAGGCTGATGTTCGGCACGAACTGGCCGTCCATCACGTCCACGTGCAGATAGTCAGCGCCGGCCGCCTCGGCCTCGCGGACCTGCTCGGCAAGGCGGCCAAAGTCGGCGTTCAGGATCGAGGGAGAGAGCTTGATGTGCACGGGCGCTCCAGCAAGTGAGTCCGGCCGGACGCGGACGCCCGTCAGCCTGGAAAGTATGACACGCCCCCGATCGGGACCGGCAGCGGGCCTGGATTAGCCGCGGGAGAGTGCCCACCAGAGCGGCGTGTCGGCGTTCGGGAGCAGCAGCAGCGTCACCTGGGCCGAGGCGGCGGCTGATGCACGGCCAACTGACGGCACGGCCACCTGCGCGGGAGCCTCCAGCAAGTGCGGCTGCTCGGCGCGGGTCATGAGCGGCGCGTGGCAGGCCGCGATCCCGGCCACGGTCGCCTCGCCCAGCGCGGACCGGACGGAGAGGCTGGGGGTCTGAGCGTGGCCGTGCTGTGCAGCTTCGAGCAGGATCTGGCGCGCAGCCGTGGACGCCCGGTCCAGCACGAGCGCCGCCCCGTGCCCGATGGCATCGTCGCCCGGCACATGCGCCAGCACCCGCTCGAAGGCGACGGTCGTCCGTCGGTCATCATGGCCTGCTCGGGCCGGCTGCACACGCCACACCGACAGGCTCAGTGCGCCGGCCGCCAGCAGCCGGGCACAGGCCACCTCGCGGGCCACCCGGAACCGCGCCGCCAGCCGCTCGACGCCGCGCAGGGACACGCCAGCACTCCTCACCGCGGGCAGCAACTCGTCCAGCGGGACCAGCAGCTCGTGGGCGGCCACGTCGCAGAGCGCTTCTGTGTCAGCCCAGTGGGCGGGCTCGCGGAGGGCAGCCAGCACCTCGGGCTGCCCTGCCAGTCTCTCAAACAGGATGGCATGCCCGATCTCATGTGCGATGGTGAAGCGCTGCCGATTGGTGGCCCGGGCGAGCGGCAGCACGGTGGGCGGGGCCGGCGGCCGGCGGCCAGCAGGGCGCGCGCCGGGCGGCTCCTCGCGATGGCGGGTCCGCTGCACCCTCACGACGTACCGGCCGTCTTCGTAGTCCAGGCGGCCGGCCGTCGGGATCGGGGCCTCTTCGACGCGCAGCCCGTACACTTGCAGGTACACACGCAGCCCGGGCGTGCCGCCATCCGCCCGGACACGCTCCCGGAGGCGCGCACAGGCCAGCCGCATGGCGGCCAGCGGTGAGTCCGCCCCAAGCTCGGCTGCGAAGGACGCCAGCGGGGTCATCGGGAACCTCACCCCCGGACCCCCTCTCCGGCACTGAGCGGGGGAGGGATTCTATCCGCGCTGGCGGATCGCTGCGAGCTGACTCTCGACCTCGGCCCGAGTGAGCTGACGGATGTTGTCCGGCCCGCGCGTGCGGCGTGGTCCCGTCGAGCGTGCGCTGACCCGCCCGGCGACGTACTGGCGCAGCGCCCGCAGCTCAGCCTTCGTGATCGGCTGGTGGGTGTCCGCCGAGATCTCGCTGATGATGGTGAGCAGCGTCTCCTGGGGATCGTCCTCAGCGGGCACGGGCGCATCGGCCGGGGAGATCAGGTCTGGAAGCTGGAGCAGCGGCGGATCGTGGGCCACCAGCTCGGCAATCGGCATCTGGACCGCGCTGTTCCCATGGCCGTTGGTCTCCGAGGAGGACGTTGCGGGGGACGGGGTCGCTGGCGGGGCCGCGTTCGAGCGTGGAGCCGGCAACGCGTGGCCGTGCGCTTCGGATGGCGTGGGCGACGCGCTGAGCGGGGGCTTGCTCAGCGGCTGGGTCCGCAACGAGCGGTGCGTCGGCGGCCGGCCGACCCGCTGCTGGATGTGGCTGCGCTTCGTCGCCAGGATCCGCTGGGCGATCTCGTCCACGGCGGCCGTCAGCCAGAGGTACGCCTGCGAGCCGGGCGTGTAGTCGGCTGGCCCCACCGAGCGCACCCGGCCGTGACGCTGGAGATCGTCGGCCTTCTGGAAGGCGTTCGGATCGCCGGGGGTGTAGACGGCGAACGTCTTGCCGCCCTGCTGGTTGACCACCGCGAAGACCGGCACGTCGCTCGGGCCATCCGCGATGTAGATCATGTTCTCGAACGGCACGCGACGGTCTTCGTGGGCAATCGACGCGTTGACGTCGATCTCAGGGTGCCAGTTGGAGCCCTTGTTGATCTCGAAGACGGCGCGGGTCTTGGTGGTATTGTCGATGGCGTAGCTGATCTGGGAGATCTCGACGGCGTGCTCGGGATCGTGGATATCGGCGCGGTCGAGGTAGCCCGGGCCGGGCGACGGCCCTTCGAGGTACTCGCAGGCCCACACGCCATCCAGGAACGGCGCGATGGCGCTGCCGAGGATCATCTGGCGGAGGCCGGTGCTGACCACGTAGTGCTCGACGGCGATGTCGAAGGCGCGGTACTCGGCGTTGCCGGCGATGTGCTCCTTGAGCGTCTGGAAGAACTCTGGCAGGCCCGCGTAAAAGTCGAGCCGCGCGCCAAGCTCGCGCAGGAGGGCGTTGTTGAGGCCCGCGAACTTCCCCGCCTGGACGTAGGCCAGGATGTGCAGCATGTACAGTTGCTCGGAGACGAGCTGATCGCCCCGGGCGCGGTAGTAGGCCGGCAGCTCGTTCGACTCGTGCCAGAACGACGCCTCGTCTACCCCGTAGTACTGAAACAGCGGGCGCTGCATGTCGTACGGAATCAGGGTCTTATCGAAGTCCCAGATGACGGCGATCTTGTTCTGGGCAAATAAGCTGCGAGCCGGCTGCATCGGCATTCCTCTCGATCGGTACGAGGGATTCTACCGTTCTGGTAACTCCTGCGCGAATCGATACGTGCCGGGCACGCATGATTTGCCTGATTTCTGGCTGGCACGCCAGGCTGAAGCCGGGCGAGCAGCCCGATAGACTGCCGCCCGGCCAGAACCCGTGCGCCCTCACGCCGCCGGCTACGTGCTGCCGGCCGCCCCGCCGCCACCGCCAGCACCCACGCCGCTGACGACGCTGCCGGCCCCGCTGCTGGCACTCGACGGCGTCGAGCTGACGAAGGCGATCCACCAGGGATAGCCGGCGGGCATCGCTGCAACATCTCGCGCACCGCTGGCCGAGGCGAAGGCGCGCAGGGTGGCCCCGGAGGCCGTCGCCGCCTCCAGCCGCTGCTTCATGTCCGATCCGAGGTTCAGCGCGACGATATCCGGCAGGGCGTCGTCAAGGTCGAGGCTCACCGTCTCGTCCTTCGCGGCCTGCTTCAAGCCGGCCCGGTAGGCTTTCCATCCGAGCGCCGCCTCCTGGCCGGCCTGCGACAGCC includes:
- a CDS encoding nicotinate-nucleotide adenylyltransferase; translated protein: MTTIGVFGGTFDPPHLGHLAAAQEALEAFGLDRVLFMPSERNPLKLNDQISPTEHRVAMTTLAIEGDPRFELSRADLGGGGPSYTVDLLERMHQELPAGADLVFITGMDVLHELHRWREPLRVLELARLIVVERPGQQTVSPESVDERLPGASRRISIVETPGVAVSSTELRRRAAEGRSLRYLVPDRVAAYIRAHGLYARSPESGVRSHEGADSLDGQRNEPGGEWPPGS
- a CDS encoding ribulose-phosphate 3-epimerase, producing MHIKLSPSILNADFGRLAEQVREAEAAGADYLHVDVMDGQFVPNISLGPAIVQAIRQATSLPLDLHLMIEEPRRFLAEFKAAGASIMTVHAEAVRHLHATVAAIQDAGLRAGVALNPATPLSAVEEIVDRLDLLLIMTVNPGFGGQKLIPETLDKLARARTMLDARGARAELEVDGGIKADNIAEVVRRGARVVVVGSGIFVGGAGIHGNTQAIRRHIELAHA
- a CDS encoding ImmA/IrrE family metallo-endopeptidase, with product MTPLASFAAELGADSPLAAMRLACARLRERVRADGGTPGLRVYLQVYGLRVEEAPIPTAGRLDYEDGRYVVRVQRTRHREEPPGARPAGRRPPAPPTVLPLARATNRQRFTIAHEIGHAILFERLAGQPEVLAALREPAHWADTEALCDVAAHELLVPLDELLPAVRSAGVSLRGVERLAARFRVAREVACARLLAAGALSLSVWRVQPARAGHDDRRTTVAFERVLAHVPGDDAIGHGAALVLDRASTAARQILLEAAQHGHAQTPSLSVRSALGEATVAGIAACHAPLMTRAEQPHLLEAPAQVAVPSVGRASAAASAQVTLLLLPNADTPLWWALSRG
- the obgE gene encoding GTPase ObgE; translated protein: MSELQQPDVQNTIDTAAIFAKAGDGGNGASSFRREKFVPRGGPDGGDGGRGGSVYLVANPSVSTLLEFSNRRHFKAGRGGNGAGAKKHGKAGENVRILVPLGTVVSQDGELLADLSQPGDEVMVARGGRGGLGNVHFVTPTNQAPTVAQKGEPGTEAWVTLELKSIADVGLVGYPNVGKSSLLAALTAARPKIGDYPFTTLEPNLGVAERDHFTFVLADIPGLIEGAHKGVGLGHQFLRHVERARVLLHVIDASVSDPVATYEAVREELELYNPALAAKPEVVALNKIDRDDVRTRVPELLAQFREQLPDTRVVAVSAVTTRGVDELVGVLVETLAALPKEPPRPVETMKVYRLSPADEGWVLETEDDGAYRVRGKRVERVVAMTDLTNPDAVEMLQGTLKRMGILQALEAEGVGSGDTVRFGNVELEWE
- a CDS encoding branched-chain amino acid ABC transporter substrate-binding protein: MVRAGVAAVALSLAVGVVAPIAQAQSGTIKIVSSLPRTGSSKGQTDTIVNAFKMAFDESNYSAGGFTIEYEDMDDATPARGAWDAGKEAENANKAVADADVMVYLGTFNSGAAKVAIPILNRSSLVMISPANTYPGLTKPGKGEPNEPDIYYPTGVRNYSRVVPADDLQGAVAANWAKALGVTKVYVLDDTELYGHGIAQVFADTAAKIGLTVLGGPEGIDSKASDYRALATKIRGTGAEMVYYGGITQNNAGKLFKDLRSVLGPNAKMMGPDGIFEQAFIDDAGDAAEGVYVTFGGIGPSKLTGKGAAWYADYKAKYGTEPEAYAAYGYEAAKVALDAIARAGTKDREAIRAAVFATSNYDGVLGTWSFDANGDTTLTTMSGRAVVGGKFDDENSVTLQAE
- a CDS encoding ABC transporter substrate-binding protein yields the protein MTIVSLLPEAREILHALNLAPELAALPDGADAAPDALADALAAIHPRLIFTSETAAGGGMPRAVVRRLVRRLRPRPAVYALEPHTLGDILSDIKTVGDATGQQRAARALIEALRARIDAVTLRTAQSLAARPAPRVALLAHGEPPTAAGWWLAELIGLAGGHDVLAGLGRPPRAVTQEEIEAARPDVVLRVADLRGRGGEGLAFVHLLERLSDLLAGLPTN